In Tenebrio molitor unplaced genomic scaffold, icTenMoli1.1 SCAFFOLD_829, whole genome shotgun sequence, the genomic window TGTGATCGACGCTGGAGGACCCGGTGTCCCGAGTCGTCTGCTCGTCGCTGCCCTGGACATTCCCGGAGGTCTTCTGGTCGAGGTTGTCCGTGCGGGTGGAGGTGTTGTCGGACTCGGTGTCCGAGTGGGTGGTGTTGTCGTTGCCCTGGGTAGTCAGCGTCGCCGTGGTGGCGTACCGGCCCTCCCGGACGTCCTCGAGCCCGTTCTGTGGGGTGTCGGAGAAGACGCTGTCATCCGTGCTGTTGGTGTTGTTCGTCGCGTCGGTGACGGAGTTGGCGCTACCGACGTTGGAGGACGTGCCGGTGTTGGCGACGTTCATGTCCGTCGCCTGATTGGAGGAGCCCTTCACCGCGGAGGTCTTGTTGTCCGTGGTGGTGTCGCGGCCGCTCCCGGAGACAGTGTCGGACCCCGACTTGGAGTGAACATCGGTGCCGGTGGTGTGGTCCCTCGAGGTGCCCGAGGTGTTGGAGGAGGAGCTCCCCCGGTCGGACGTACGCCCGGAGGACGTGTGGGTGCCGGTGCCGGTCTCCTTGGCGGTCGTGGTGTCTGAGGTGGAGCCCTGGTTCGAGGAGGTGCCGGAGCCGCTCTCGTGCGCCGAGCTGTGGCCCGTGGTGCTCCCCTGGTTCGAGGAGGTCCCGGAGCCGGTCTCACGAGAGGTGGAGTTGTCCTTGGAGCTCCCGGTGGCGGTCGAGTTCGAGTTGTCCGACGTGGTGCCCCTGGAGGCCCCCGTCGAGGTGTCCTCAGTGGTACCGGAGCCCGTGGAGGTTGCCTTGCCGGTGATCTTCCCGCTGGCCTCGTTCTCGGCCGAGGAGTCGCTCTTGGACCGGGTGACGGAGTAGCTGTCGAAGATCTCCTTGCCCATGGTCTCGAACATCTGGTTGATGTAGTCGGTGGTCGACCACAGGGAGCTTCGGAGCTCCATGCGCCACGCCGGCAGGGACTCCATGCAGATCTCGTCGAACATGAAGTTCAGGACGAAGCCAGTCTCGAAGGTCTTGCGGTACTGGACATCGATCCCGGAGGTCATCTCCCCGAAGATGGTCTGCCGGGCGAGCGCGTTGATGTTCTCGACACCGGTGGCGGTCATCGGGTCGAGGTCCTGGCCGTCGGAGGCGTTCTGCAGGATGTCGAGCAGGGAGAGGGTGTACTTAGCCACGGTCGGCCTCGCTGTCGGTGGAGTCGGAATCGTAGTCGTTGTCGTCATCGAGCCCCATGAGGGCGCTGGTGTCGATGGGAGTCTGGGAGAGGTTCACGGACATCTCGAGCCCGTAGAGCTCGTTCATCTTATTGCAGAGGTTCACCCGCTCCATGAGCCGGGAGTTCAGCGAGATGCTGTCCTCCTGACGGTTGATGGAGATCTCGTCCGCGATCAGACGCTCCTTCTTGGTGGTCTCAGCGGCGATACCCAGCATGGAGATAGCGTCGGCCCAGATAGTGCGCCGGGCGTCGAGGAACTCGTTGCCCTTGAAGTCGACCTTGGTGTCCAGTGTCTTGATCGCCTCCTCGTCGAATCCGTCGGTGACCTCGATAACGTTATCGAAGGAGAAGACCCGCTTGAAGATGTTCTTCACCCCGAGAAGCTCTCGCTTCGAGGTCTGGATGATGTACGGGCGGTTCTGGTGCATCAGGTTCACGTCGAAGGTGAGGTCGAGCCGGGTCAGACGAGCGGCGTAGAGGTCGATCTTGGGCATCAGAGGGGTGCGACTGCGGTTGTCCCGCACCATGTGCCAGATCTCGGTGTCGT contains:
- the LOC138141038 gene encoding putative per-hexamer repeat protein 5 gives rise to the protein MTATGVENINALARQTIFGEMTSGIDVQYRKTFETGFVLNFMFDEICMESLPAWRMELRSSLWSTTDYINQMFETMGKEIFDSYSVTRSKSDSSAENEASGKITGKATSTGSGTTEDTSTGASRGTTSDNSNSTATGSSKDNSTSRETGSGTSSNQGSTTGHSSAHESGSGTSSNQGSTSDTTTAKETGTGTHTSSGRTSDRGSSSSNTSGTSRDHTTGTDVHSKSGSDTVSGSGRDTTTDNKTSAVKGSSNQATDMNVANTGTSSNVGSANSVTDATNNTNSTDDSVFSDTPQNGLEDVREGRYATTATLTTQGNDNTTHSDTESDNTSTRTDNLDQKTSGNVQGSDEQTTRDTGSSSVDHTNSQTTQYGIRDTDTHNTTVAGSTSGRESGTSASNGTSSTSDKDTRNFTTTGSARGTSDSNARESRDFTTDTDSRGTSSDTGRETRDFATTNAAQGSTSDTVRNTGSGTSSTNDSSTARGKSSTTGNQVTDSTSTDTGSSSSHDESETESYSLSYEMLLRAEPLMKRLWSQFDDLFLMIL